Proteins from one Vibrio pomeroyi genomic window:
- a CDS encoding tRNA (adenine(22)-N(1))-methyltransferase TrmK, translated as MKLSNRLQTLHSLVSNDYQHIWDCCCDHGFLGVQLLSDNKAPQIHFVDIVLSLMNELEGKLTRYFPQDNSEQQAVTSQWQVYCLDVATIPLEKYTGRHLVIIAGVGGDLTQKLVDDIHRQHPDKAIDFLLCPVHQQFELRSHLKALKFGLIDEVLIEENRRYYEILLVSNNQGKAEKNRAVSEISNVGDKIWTPSCDEKMKVSQQYKAKTLQHYLRIHQGQEKQGKPSEVKHIIDAYQAI; from the coding sequence ATGAAGCTAAGTAACCGACTGCAAACTCTCCATTCCCTTGTCAGCAATGACTACCAACATATTTGGGACTGTTGCTGTGATCACGGCTTCTTGGGTGTTCAATTGTTGTCAGATAACAAAGCCCCTCAGATTCACTTTGTCGATATTGTCCTGTCTCTGATGAATGAACTGGAAGGCAAGCTAACGCGTTACTTTCCCCAAGATAATTCAGAGCAACAAGCGGTTACCAGCCAATGGCAAGTCTACTGCTTAGATGTCGCAACGATTCCATTGGAAAAGTACACTGGGAGACACTTGGTTATCATAGCGGGTGTGGGTGGCGATCTAACTCAGAAACTAGTCGATGATATTCACCGTCAACATCCAGACAAAGCGATCGATTTCTTGCTGTGCCCTGTGCATCAACAATTCGAACTAAGAAGTCATTTAAAGGCGCTTAAATTTGGCCTTATTGATGAAGTGTTGATTGAAGAGAACCGCCGCTACTACGAAATTTTATTGGTCAGCAATAACCAAGGTAAAGCTGAAAAGAACCGAGCTGTTAGTGAGATTTCAAACGTGGGTGACAAGATCTGGACACCGAGTTGTGATGAGAAAATGAAGGTATCTCAGCAGTACAAAGCCAAAACACTGCAGCACTACTTACGTATTCATCAAGGCCAAGAGAAGCAAGGTAAGCCTAGTGAAGTTAAACACATCATCGATGCGTACCAAGCCATTTAG
- a CDS encoding acyltransferase: protein MLDNLRMALNVLFVTINTAMTAFTVSFFGLIKLILPISVVQKSCTRLANFTFWCWASLNLWMLNVNNDIEWQVEGGEDISTKQWYLMMSNHLSWADIVILSSILKDKMPMTKFFLKHELLYVPFVGLACWGLDMPFMRRHSREFLLRNPERRNDDFDAINKACTKFKLAPTTLVNFVEGTRANHDKLATVKTPYRHLLKPKTGGVAFALSAMGPILDGIVDVTLAYPENQVSPFEDMLKGKMTKVVVRIKLHTMDENVNGNYFEDKAFKRRFHSWLNNTWKEKDAYLDTVYGVDTPSEVETIEQPDAAHKK from the coding sequence ATGCTTGATAATCTTCGTATGGCCTTGAATGTGTTGTTCGTGACCATCAATACCGCAATGACTGCGTTTACCGTGAGCTTCTTTGGCCTCATCAAACTGATTCTGCCAATCTCTGTTGTACAAAAGTCGTGTACTCGTTTAGCTAACTTCACATTCTGGTGTTGGGCTTCGCTCAATCTTTGGATGTTAAATGTGAATAATGACATCGAGTGGCAAGTGGAAGGCGGGGAAGATATCTCGACCAAACAGTGGTATTTGATGATGTCGAACCACCTGAGCTGGGCGGATATTGTAATTTTGTCTTCTATCTTGAAAGACAAGATGCCGATGACCAAGTTCTTCCTTAAGCACGAACTGCTGTACGTACCTTTTGTTGGCTTGGCTTGCTGGGGCTTAGATATGCCGTTCATGCGACGTCACTCACGCGAGTTTTTGCTACGCAACCCAGAGCGTCGTAATGATGATTTCGATGCAATCAACAAAGCGTGTACTAAGTTCAAGCTAGCGCCGACAACATTGGTTAACTTTGTGGAAGGAACGCGTGCCAACCACGACAAACTGGCGACAGTGAAAACCCCTTACCGACACCTATTGAAGCCAAAAACTGGCGGTGTGGCGTTTGCTCTATCTGCAATGGGTCCAATCTTAGATGGTATCGTGGATGTCACTTTGGCTTACCCTGAAAACCAAGTCTCTCCGTTTGAAGATATGCTGAAAGGCAAAATGACCAAGGTGGTGGTGCGTATTAAATTGCACACGATGGACGAGAACGTAAACGGTAATTACTTTGAAGATAAAGCGTTTAAACGTCGCTTCCACAGTTGGTTGAACAATACGTGGAAAGAGAAAGATGCTTATCTTGATACGGTTTACGGGGTAGATACGCCCTCTGAGGTTGAAACGATTGAGCAGCCTGATGCGGCTCATAAGAAATAA
- a CDS encoding ferredoxin--NADP reductase, translated as MTDIPHGLVTGKVLHKTEWTDQLFSLQVSAPVSPYQAGQFTKLGLLNSEDEFVRRAYSMVNAPEHEQGHQHLEFLIIKDQNGQLSPQLHKLKVGDDIFVGKDPSGFMTLDEIPEIADDLWMLSTGTAVGPFISILESMQIQQNELASDKASSFKNLVLVHAVRTERDLTYRDRITQLVDHFQGKLKYVPIISRESVTGTLRGRIPSLLLGGDLEQAASVAFNQTRSFFYLCGNPQMVRDTSEALTSLGFEKHLRRKPGQFSSENYW; from the coding sequence ATGACAGATATTCCTCATGGTTTGGTAACCGGAAAAGTCCTACACAAGACAGAATGGACAGATCAATTGTTCTCACTCCAAGTCAGTGCTCCTGTCTCCCCCTATCAGGCGGGTCAGTTTACTAAGCTCGGTTTGCTCAATAGTGAGGATGAGTTCGTGAGACGTGCTTATTCCATGGTGAATGCGCCGGAACATGAGCAAGGTCATCAGCATCTAGAGTTTTTGATTATTAAGGATCAAAACGGTCAGCTCTCTCCTCAGCTTCATAAATTGAAGGTAGGCGATGACATCTTTGTCGGCAAAGACCCAAGCGGCTTCATGACATTGGATGAGATCCCAGAGATCGCCGACGATCTATGGATGCTTTCAACCGGAACCGCGGTTGGCCCATTTATCTCAATACTCGAAAGCATGCAGATACAACAGAATGAGTTGGCTTCAGACAAAGCCTCTTCATTCAAAAATCTGGTTTTGGTACATGCCGTAAGAACAGAACGAGACCTGACTTATCGAGACCGTATCACTCAACTCGTCGATCACTTTCAAGGGAAACTTAAATATGTGCCAATTATTTCTAGAGAATCAGTCACCGGAACTTTGCGCGGACGAATCCCAAGCTTGTTACTTGGAGGCGACCTTGAGCAAGCCGCGTCTGTCGCTTTCAATCAAACCCGCAGTTTCTTCTACCTTTGCGGCAATCCGCAAATGGTTCGTGACACAAGTGAAGCGCTAACCAGCTTAGGTTTCGAAAAGCACTTACGTAGAAAGCCTGGTCAATTCAGTAGTGAGAACTATTGGTAA
- a CDS encoding DUF1971 domain-containing protein, translated as MSHLRIPSHWKIQRSTPFFTKDNIPAALLNHHNTAEGVFGQSCVMEGTVTFYGFADAEATEPENVITIEAGQFATSPPQYWHRVELSDDAQFNINFWSEKETKKMFNTRK; from the coding sequence ATGAGTCATTTACGTATCCCGTCACACTGGAAAATCCAACGTTCAACACCGTTTTTCACCAAAGACAACATCCCAGCAGCACTCCTCAACCATCACAATACGGCAGAAGGTGTATTCGGCCAGAGCTGCGTAATGGAAGGCACTGTCACCTTCTATGGTTTTGCTGATGCAGAAGCAACAGAACCAGAAAATGTTATCACGATTGAAGCCGGACAATTTGCCACTAGTCCACCTCAATATTGGCATCGAGTGGAATTGAGTGACGACGCACAATTCAACATTAACTTCTGGTCAGAGAAAGAGACCAAGAAGATGTTCAACACTCGAAAGTAA